A part of Gossypium hirsutum isolate 1008001.06 chromosome A07, Gossypium_hirsutum_v2.1, whole genome shotgun sequence genomic DNA contains:
- the LOC107926659 gene encoding apyrase 2 has translation MEVFVQVLVSFMWVVLLQLKPGLSYYAKDPQAAANSLTSLLDKAESVVPLDLRSKTAVRVGVRELLKSRSTLKSEANGVKILDGSQDGSYEWVTINYLLGNLGRTYQDTVGIVDIGGGSVQMAYAISKNAASRAPSLPAGQDNYVNEMYLKGSKYYLYVHSYLHYGLLAARAEILKATEDSGNPCILEGFDG, from the exons atgGAGGTTTTTGTCCAAGTATTAGTTagttttatgtgggttgttttGCTGCAGCTTAAACCAGGTTTGAGCTACTATGCAAAAGATCCACAGGCTGCTGCAAATTCATTAACTTCTCTTCTTGACAAGGCAGAAAGTGTTGTTCCGCTAGATTTACGATCAAAGACTGCTGTGAGAGTTGGG GTTAGGGAACTTTTGAAAAGTAGAAGCACCCTTAAATCCGAGGCAAATGGGGTCAAAATTCTGGACGGCTCTCAAGACGGTTCTTATGAGTGG GTGACAATAAATTACCTACTAGGGAATTTGGGAAGGACATATCAAGACACAGTTGGCATAGTTGATATTGGTGGTGGATCTGTTCAAATGGCGTATGCCATCTCCAAGAATGCTGCTTCAAGAGCTCCAAGTTTACCAGCTGGACAGGAcaattatgtaaatgaaatgtATCTCAAGGGATCAAAATATTACCTCTATGTACACAG TTATTTGCACTATGGCTTACTGGCAGCTCGAGCAGAAATTTTGAAGGCCACTGAAGATTCTGGCAACCCTTGCATCTTGGAGGGTTTTGATG GTTGA
- the LOC107926706 gene encoding 28 kDa ribonucleoprotein, chloroplastic, with the protein MKMSSITKSISMADSCCLVCIPSVFTTCSKSPSLLSFPPKPINLFLSSSHSSTSLTLKTRTHFSSLVSFVAQTSDWAQQGEENDTTITIDEDESETEEGESKWENDESDGAEAIWGTEGEDAGFEEQSGDSEEEGSEPSEEAKLFVGNLPFDVDSQSLAMLFEKAGTVEIAEVIYNRDTEQSRGFGFVTMSSIEEAEKAVEQFNRYDLNGRLLTVNKAAPRGSRVDQPPRVFERAFRVYVGNLPWDVDNARLEQVFSEHGKVVEARVVYDRETGRSRGFGFVTMSSETELNDAIAALDGQSLDGRAIRVNVAEERPRRGFF; encoded by the exons ATGAAAATGTCTTCTataaccaaatccatatccatgGCGGACTCATGTTGCCTCGTTTGTATCCCTTCAGTCTTCACCACTTGTTCCAAATCCCCATCCCTCCTCTCCTTTCCCCCAAAACCAATCAATCTTTTCCTCTCATCATCCCATTCTTCAACCTCTTTGACCCTCAAAACCAGAACCCATTTCTCTTCTCTAGTTTCCTTTGTTGCCCAAACATCAGATTGGGCTCAACAAGGGGAAGAAAATGACACCACCATCACCATCGATGAGGATGAAAGTGAAACTGAAGAAGGGGAATCGAAATGGGAAAACGATGAAAGTGATGGAGCTGAAGCAATTTGGGGAACTGAAGGTGAGGATGCTGGCTTTGAAGAACAAAGTGGTGATTCAGAAGAAGAGGGTTCTGAACCTTCTGAGGAAGCTAAATTGTTTGTTGGGAATTTGCCTTTCGATGTTGATAGTCAAAGTCTAGCTATGCTTTTTGAGAAAGCAGGAACTGTGGAAATTGCTGAG GTTATTTACAATAGAGACACTGAGCAAAGTCGTGGCTTTGGGTTCGTAACAATGAGTTCAATTGAGGAAGCTGAGAAGGCTGTTGAACAATTTAATCGTTAT GACCTTAATGGAAGGCTCTTGACTGTTAATAAGGCTGCTCCTAGAGGATCGCGTGTCGACCAACCTCCTCGTGTTTTTGAACGTGCTTTTAGAGTCTATGTAGGTAATCTTCCATGGGATGTTGACAATGCTCGACTGGAGCAAGTGTTCAGTGAACATGGTAAGGTAGTCGAGGCTCGTGTAGTCTATGATAGGGAGACAGGCCGATCCCGTGGTTTCGGTTTCGTGACTATGTCTTCGGAAACTGAATTGAATGATGCCATTGCTGCTCTTGACGGACAG AGTTTGGATGGAAGAGCAATAAGAGTAAATGTTGCAGAGGAAAGACCAAGGCGAGGCTTCTTTTGA